The following are encoded together in the Corallococcus silvisoli genome:
- a CDS encoding DUF3341 domain-containing protein yields the protein MSLHWVLGEFTSSEALVVALKDLRARGFARLDAHTPFPVEETFEALGLKRSRLPLLTLVAGLGGAVLAYVTQWFTNAVDYPLDVGGRPLHSAPTNLPITFELGVLSAALMVFGALMVMFGFPHVTHPVFDVESFRSASVDGFWASVAVEAEDAPAAEAALRELGARHVSVVVEGAR from the coding sequence ATGAGCCTGCACTGGGTGCTGGGGGAGTTCACGTCCAGCGAGGCGCTGGTGGTGGCGCTGAAGGACCTGCGCGCGCGGGGCTTCGCGCGGCTGGACGCGCACACGCCGTTCCCGGTGGAGGAGACGTTCGAGGCGCTGGGCTTGAAGCGCTCGAGGCTGCCGCTGCTGACGCTGGTCGCCGGGTTGGGCGGCGCGGTGCTCGCGTACGTCACGCAGTGGTTCACGAACGCGGTGGACTATCCGCTGGATGTGGGGGGGCGGCCGTTGCACAGCGCGCCCACGAACCTGCCCATCACGTTCGAGCTGGGCGTGTTGAGCGCGGCGCTGATGGTCTTCGGGGCGCTGATGGTGATGTTCGGCTTCCCGCACGTCACGCACCCGGTGTTCGACGTGGAGTCCTTCCGCAGCGCGTCCGTGGATGGCTTCTGGGCGAGCGTGGCGGTGGAGGCGGAGGACGCACCGGCGGCGGAGGCGGCGCTGCGCGAGCTGGGGGCGCGGCACGTGTCGGTGGTGGTGGAGGGGGCGCGATGA
- the nrfD gene encoding NrfD/PsrC family molybdoenzyme membrane anchor subunit yields the protein MSAADPQVPAPGDPLTEHPLLEGHHSDREYSESLLAYVHQPPRRGWWALLAVGLAGTALLTVAVSVTLLVGVGTWGNNIPVAWAFGITNFVWWIGIGHAGTLISAILLLLQEKWRGSINRFAEAMTLFAVTCAGLFPLLHLGRPWKFYWLVPYPSSLRAWPQFRSPLTWDIAAVSTYLTVSLLFWFLGLLPDLATARDTAKTPRARFWYGLASLGWRGSARHWRQWRTGYLLLAGLATPLVVSVHTIVSFDFAVSQLPGWHTTVFPPYFVAGAVFSGFALVLTLLIPARKALGIEHVVTPLHLDNMAKVLLATGWMVAYGYIQEHFFAWFSGNPFEMHATQAEFFGPYAPLFWMQVTCNVLVPQLFWSSRLRTNVGVLWVASLLINVGMWTERFLIVVASLSMDFLPSSWAPYRPTWVDWSLLGGTVAFFGTAFLLFLKLVPPVSVSETKELQREVDASLRFRREHERPKGGAP from the coding sequence ATGAGCGCGGCGGATCCACAGGTGCCCGCGCCCGGGGACCCGCTCACGGAGCACCCGCTGCTGGAGGGGCACCACTCCGACCGCGAGTACAGCGAGTCGTTGCTGGCGTACGTGCACCAGCCGCCGCGACGCGGGTGGTGGGCGCTGCTGGCGGTGGGGCTGGCGGGCACCGCGCTGCTGACGGTGGCGGTGAGCGTCACGCTGCTCGTGGGCGTGGGGACGTGGGGCAACAACATCCCGGTGGCGTGGGCGTTCGGCATCACCAACTTCGTGTGGTGGATCGGCATTGGCCACGCGGGCACGCTCATCAGCGCCATCCTGCTGCTGCTCCAGGAGAAGTGGCGCGGGTCCATCAACCGCTTCGCGGAGGCGATGACGCTCTTCGCGGTGACGTGCGCGGGGCTCTTCCCGCTGCTGCACCTGGGGCGGCCGTGGAAGTTCTACTGGCTGGTGCCGTACCCCAGCAGCCTGAGGGCGTGGCCGCAGTTCCGCTCGCCGCTCACGTGGGACATCGCGGCGGTGAGCACGTACCTCACGGTGTCGCTGTTGTTCTGGTTCCTGGGGCTGCTGCCGGACCTGGCCACCGCGCGGGACACGGCGAAGACGCCCCGGGCGCGCTTCTGGTACGGGCTGGCGAGTCTGGGGTGGCGCGGGTCCGCGCGGCACTGGCGGCAGTGGCGCACGGGCTACCTGCTGCTGGCGGGGCTGGCCACGCCGCTGGTGGTGAGCGTGCACACCATCGTGTCCTTCGACTTCGCGGTGTCGCAGCTGCCCGGCTGGCACACGACGGTGTTCCCGCCGTACTTCGTCGCGGGCGCGGTGTTCAGCGGCTTCGCGCTGGTGCTCACGCTGCTCATCCCCGCGCGCAAGGCGCTGGGCATCGAGCACGTGGTGACGCCGCTGCACCTGGACAACATGGCGAAGGTGCTGCTCGCCACGGGGTGGATGGTGGCGTACGGCTACATCCAGGAGCACTTCTTCGCCTGGTTCAGCGGGAACCCGTTCGAGATGCACGCCACGCAGGCGGAGTTCTTCGGGCCCTACGCGCCGCTGTTCTGGATGCAGGTGACCTGCAACGTGCTGGTGCCGCAGCTCTTCTGGTCCTCGCGGCTGCGCACGAACGTCGGGGTGCTGTGGGTGGCGTCGCTGCTCATCAACGTGGGGATGTGGACCGAGCGCTTCCTCATCGTGGTGGCGTCGCTGAGCATGGACTTCCTGCCCTCGTCCTGGGCGCCGTACCGGCCCACGTGGGTGGACTGGAGCCTGCTGGGCGGCACGGTGGCCTTCTTCGGCACGGCGTTCCTGCTGTTCCTCAAGCTGGTGCCGCCGGTGTCGGTGAGCGAGACGAAGGAGCTCCAGCGCGAGGTGGACGCGTCGCTGCGCTTCCGGCGGGAGCACGAGCGCCCGAAGGGCGGTGCTCCATGA
- a CDS encoding TAT-variant-translocated molybdopterin oxidoreductase, producing the protein MPLLTGPASLEVQDTSSPDGAPRAWRSLEEWRAGGPGHEAVSREHPEGAALAPEGLARRTFLQMAAASLAASGFTGCFRQPPEKILPYSKPPEGLTPGVPLHFATGLEWNGRTVGLVVASHEGRPTKVEGNPSHPASLGAAGVFEQAALLGLYDPARARTARLQGVEVAWSTVRDALLKQASREDGGAGLRFLVEPTGSPLVQALHARIQQRFPRARIIPCGAALADGRVEGTRLAYGRPLDVVHDVGRAVVVALDDDFLATTEPGHLRAARDFVRARGPEAMNRLWVAESTLTLTGAFADARQRMKPSQGVAVMVALAAEVGAGLAGPGATAGAPAPGAGAGLERPGSTAGAPAPGAGAGLERPNATAGAPAPGAGVGLERPGSTAGAPAPGAGAGLERPNATAGAPAPGAGARLADLRVPEGALTEAQRAWVRGAARDLLAHRGQGRVTVGARQPALAHALAFAVDEALGNAPRLVEPVALPPGGPEALTSLVDELRAGRVDTLIITAWNPVYTAAVDAGLQEALPRAPFRLYHGLHEDETAARCPTFVPATHPFESWRDGRAPDGTASLLQPLIAPLFPGAVQEVEVLAAFAGLESRSPYELLQSLWRERSGSPPDFEARWEAWLADGVIPGTQAPPARAALDAAAVVAEARRAPGAAAPGLELGLVLDSRLYDGRFAGNAWLQELPEPMTKLTWDNAALLSPATARTLDLEKGDVARLELFGQALEVPVLVLPGQPDDTVTLALGQGRERVGPVGQGVGVNAYRLRHRDAPWGAPGLRVTKAGRHHALALTQEHWSMEGRELALQLPDAAFRARPGALKSLQEEGERLYPPVPASRRSERHQWAMAIDLHRCTGCSACMVACQAENNVPVVGRDGVLKSREMHWLRIDRYFLGDPDDPGVITQPVACVHCEAAPCEYVCPVNATVHSDEGLNQMVYNRCIGTRYCSNNCPYKVRRFNYLEYQQREPLAGLRQNPDVTVRSRGVMEKCTYCVQRIERARAVARSAHRDVREGEVRTACQQACPTEAITFGDLLAPESEVRRKHQDPRHYKLLNTLGTRPRTVHLVRLKNPAPKGGA; encoded by the coding sequence ATGCCACTTCTGACCGGCCCCGCATCGCTGGAGGTCCAGGACACGTCCTCGCCAGACGGGGCCCCGCGCGCGTGGCGGAGCCTGGAGGAGTGGCGCGCGGGAGGGCCCGGCCACGAGGCCGTGTCGCGCGAGCATCCCGAGGGCGCGGCCCTGGCTCCCGAGGGGCTGGCGCGGCGCACCTTCCTCCAGATGGCGGCGGCGTCGCTGGCGGCGTCGGGCTTCACCGGGTGCTTCCGGCAGCCTCCGGAGAAGATCCTCCCCTATTCGAAGCCGCCGGAGGGACTGACGCCCGGCGTACCGCTGCACTTCGCCACGGGGCTGGAGTGGAACGGGCGCACGGTGGGGCTGGTGGTGGCGAGCCATGAGGGGCGGCCCACGAAGGTGGAGGGCAACCCGTCGCACCCGGCGAGCCTGGGCGCGGCGGGCGTCTTCGAGCAGGCCGCGCTGTTGGGCCTGTACGACCCCGCGCGGGCGAGGACGGCCCGGCTCCAGGGCGTGGAGGTCGCGTGGAGCACCGTGCGGGATGCGCTGTTGAAGCAGGCCTCGCGCGAGGACGGAGGCGCGGGGCTGCGCTTCCTGGTGGAGCCCACCGGCAGCCCGCTGGTGCAGGCGCTGCATGCGCGCATCCAGCAGCGCTTTCCTCGGGCGCGCATCATCCCCTGTGGCGCGGCCCTGGCGGACGGGCGCGTGGAGGGCACGCGGCTGGCGTATGGACGGCCGCTGGACGTGGTGCACGACGTGGGGCGCGCGGTGGTGGTGGCGCTGGACGATGACTTCCTCGCCACGACGGAGCCCGGCCACCTGCGTGCGGCGCGGGACTTCGTGAGGGCGCGCGGCCCGGAGGCGATGAACCGGCTGTGGGTCGCGGAGAGCACGCTGACGCTCACGGGCGCCTTCGCGGACGCACGGCAGCGGATGAAGCCCTCGCAGGGCGTCGCGGTGATGGTCGCGCTGGCGGCGGAGGTGGGCGCGGGGCTCGCGGGCCCGGGTGCCACGGCGGGCGCACCGGCGCCTGGAGCGGGAGCCGGGCTCGAGCGCCCGGGTTCCACGGCGGGTGCACCGGCGCCTGGAGCGGGAGCCGGGCTCGAGCGCCCAAATGCCACGGCGGGCGCACCGGCGCCTGGAGCAGGAGTCGGGCTCGAGCGCCCGGGTTCCACGGCGGGCGCACCGGCGCCTGGAGCGGGAGCCGGGCTCGAGCGCCCAAATGCCACGGCGGGCGCACCGGCGCCTGGAGCGGGAGCCAGGCTCGCGGACCTCCGCGTCCCCGAGGGCGCGTTGACCGAGGCGCAGCGCGCCTGGGTGCGCGGCGCGGCGAGGGACCTGCTCGCGCACCGGGGACAGGGGCGAGTGACGGTGGGGGCTCGGCAGCCCGCGCTGGCGCATGCGCTGGCGTTCGCGGTGGACGAAGCGCTGGGCAACGCGCCCCGGTTGGTGGAGCCCGTGGCGCTCCCACCGGGAGGGCCCGAGGCGCTGACCTCGCTGGTGGACGAGCTGCGCGCGGGACGGGTGGACACGCTGATCATCACCGCGTGGAACCCGGTCTACACGGCCGCGGTGGACGCGGGCCTCCAGGAGGCGCTGCCCCGCGCGCCCTTCCGGCTGTACCACGGACTCCACGAGGACGAGACGGCGGCGCGCTGCCCCACCTTCGTCCCCGCGACGCATCCCTTCGAGTCCTGGCGCGACGGCCGCGCCCCGGACGGCACCGCGTCGCTGCTGCAACCGCTCATCGCGCCCCTGTTTCCCGGCGCGGTGCAGGAGGTGGAGGTCCTGGCCGCCTTCGCGGGGCTGGAGTCGCGGAGCCCGTACGAGCTGCTCCAGTCCCTGTGGCGCGAGCGCTCGGGTTCACCTCCGGACTTCGAGGCGCGGTGGGAGGCGTGGCTCGCGGACGGCGTCATCCCCGGCACCCAGGCACCGCCCGCGCGGGCCGCGCTGGACGCGGCGGCGGTGGTGGCCGAGGCGCGCCGTGCGCCAGGGGCGGCAGCTCCAGGGCTGGAGCTGGGGCTGGTGCTGGACTCGCGGCTGTACGACGGCCGCTTCGCCGGCAACGCGTGGCTCCAGGAGCTGCCGGAGCCGATGACCAAGCTGACCTGGGACAACGCCGCGCTGCTGTCGCCCGCCACCGCCCGGACGCTCGACTTGGAGAAGGGGGACGTGGCGCGGCTGGAGCTCTTCGGGCAGGCGCTGGAGGTGCCCGTGCTGGTGCTCCCCGGCCAGCCGGACGACACCGTGACGCTGGCGCTGGGCCAGGGCCGCGAGCGCGTGGGCCCGGTGGGCCAGGGCGTGGGCGTCAACGCGTACCGGCTGCGGCACCGGGACGCGCCCTGGGGCGCGCCGGGACTGCGTGTCACGAAGGCGGGCCGTCACCACGCCCTGGCGCTCACGCAGGAGCACTGGAGCATGGAGGGCCGCGAGCTGGCGCTCCAGCTGCCGGACGCGGCCTTCCGCGCGCGGCCCGGGGCCTTGAAGTCCCTCCAGGAGGAGGGTGAGCGGCTGTACCCGCCGGTGCCCGCCTCCCGGAGGAGCGAGCGGCACCAGTGGGCGATGGCCATCGACCTGCACCGGTGCACCGGATGCAGCGCGTGCATGGTGGCCTGCCAGGCGGAGAACAACGTGCCGGTGGTGGGACGCGACGGCGTGCTCAAGAGCCGGGAGATGCACTGGCTGCGCATCGACCGGTACTTCCTGGGCGACCCGGACGACCCGGGCGTCATCACCCAGCCGGTGGCGTGCGTGCACTGCGAGGCCGCGCCCTGCGAGTACGTGTGCCCGGTGAACGCCACCGTCCACTCGGACGAGGGCCTCAACCAGATGGTCTACAACCGCTGCATCGGCACGCGGTACTGCTCCAACAACTGCCCCTACAAGGTCCGCCGCTTCAACTACCTGGAGTACCAGCAGCGCGAACCCCTGGCGGGCCTGCGCCAGAACCCGGACGTGACGGTGCGCTCGCGCGGGGTGATGGAGAAGTGCACGTACTGCGTGCAGCGCATCGAGCGGGCCCGCGCCGTCGCGCGCTCCGCGCACCGGGACGTGCGCGAGGGCGAGGTGCGCACGGCCTGCCAGCAGGCCTGTCCCACGGAGGCCATCACCTTCGGGGACCTGCTCGCGCCGGAGTCGGAGGTGCGCCGGAAGCACCAGGACCCCCGGCACTACAAGCTGCTCAACACGCTGGGCACCCGGCCGCGCACGGTGCACCTGGTGCGCCTGAAGAACCCGGCGCCGAAGGGGGGCGCATGA
- a CDS encoding cytochrome c3 family protein — translation MAPLFHPGTDSWLRALIALALGVPAVSLAGLLLLARNPLGRGSFAPREQPIPFDHRHHVGDEGIPCGYCHDGAWRSPVAGVPPTQRCLGCHAQVWNESAKLEPVRASGFDGMPLRWNRVHALPDYVWFSHQIHVNKGVGCVTCHGRVDTMAAVQQVAPLTMGWCLDCHRDPTPWLRPVSEVANLTWRPPGDARATGRAVQAALDVHPRTDCNTCHF, via the coding sequence ATGGCACCGCTGTTCCACCCTGGGACGGACTCATGGCTGCGCGCGCTCATCGCGCTGGCGCTGGGGGTGCCCGCGGTGTCGTTGGCGGGGCTGTTGCTGCTGGCGCGCAACCCGCTGGGCCGTGGCTCGTTCGCGCCCCGGGAGCAGCCCATCCCGTTCGACCACCGGCACCACGTGGGCGACGAGGGCATTCCGTGCGGCTACTGCCATGACGGCGCGTGGCGCTCGCCCGTGGCGGGGGTGCCTCCCACGCAGCGCTGCCTGGGCTGTCACGCGCAGGTGTGGAACGAGAGCGCGAAGCTGGAGCCGGTGCGCGCCAGCGGCTTCGACGGCATGCCCCTGCGGTGGAACCGGGTGCACGCGCTGCCGGACTACGTCTGGTTCAGCCATCAAATCCACGTGAACAAGGGCGTGGGCTGCGTCACCTGCCATGGGCGCGTGGACACCATGGCGGCGGTGCAGCAGGTGGCGCCCCTCACCATGGGCTGGTGCCTGGACTGCCACCGCGACCCGACGCCCTGGCTGCGCCCGGTGTCCGAGGTCGCGAACCTCACGTGGCGCCCTCCTGGCGACGCGCGCGCGACCGGCCGCGCGGTGCAGGCCGCGCTCGACGTGCACCCCCGCACGGATTGCAACACATGCCACTTCTGA
- a CDS encoding protein kinase, producing MSVLPFVSRLPAFAPLHPLGRGPLGEWVSLVWPLEQGPGVARPLVVKTFLLASGLAPETRRPLEEALARAVPLRHPGIARLHGFQVDARDTLTVVSDYVPGCSLATARRRVVGRGGRLSEAFVCHVGAEVAGALQAAHASRVVHGDVCAHRIRVGPRGEVTLTDFGLRPAHRLLRRFTSPSRPDVVAPVAEDAGGASAEAREDLRALGRVLWELVTGRPGGPEDAGDTAASCDVSPALRDVLRPLLRDAPVEGDAGARLQADLRACLERGGTCHGREDVVRELAALPGSGPLSPVELYVGAASVMTASVPVRERALKS from the coding sequence ATGTCCGTGCTTCCGTTCGTCTCCCGGCTGCCCGCGTTCGCACCCCTCCATCCGCTGGGTCGGGGTCCGTTGGGCGAATGGGTGTCCCTGGTGTGGCCGCTGGAGCAAGGCCCCGGGGTCGCGCGCCCGCTGGTGGTGAAGACGTTCCTGCTGGCGTCGGGGCTGGCGCCGGAGACGCGGCGTCCGTTGGAGGAGGCGCTGGCGCGGGCGGTGCCGCTGCGGCATCCGGGCATCGCGCGGCTCCACGGCTTCCAGGTGGATGCGCGCGACACGCTGACGGTGGTGTCGGACTACGTCCCCGGCTGTTCGCTGGCCACGGCGCGAAGGCGGGTGGTGGGGCGGGGCGGGCGGCTGTCGGAGGCGTTCGTGTGTCACGTGGGCGCGGAGGTCGCGGGCGCGCTGCAGGCCGCGCACGCGTCGCGCGTGGTGCACGGGGACGTGTGCGCGCACCGCATCCGCGTGGGGCCTCGGGGCGAGGTGACGCTGACGGACTTCGGGCTGAGGCCCGCGCACCGGCTGCTGCGCCGGTTCACGTCGCCCTCGCGGCCGGACGTGGTGGCGCCCGTCGCGGAGGACGCGGGCGGCGCGTCCGCGGAGGCGCGGGAGGACCTGCGCGCCCTGGGCCGGGTGTTGTGGGAGTTGGTGACGGGCCGCCCCGGGGGCCCGGAGGATGCCGGGGACACGGCGGCCTCGTGCGACGTGTCTCCCGCGCTGCGGGACGTGCTGCGGCCGTTGCTGCGGGATGCGCCCGTCGAAGGGGACGCCGGTGCGCGGCTCCAGGCGGACCTGCGCGCATGTCTGGAGCGCGGCGGGACGTGCCACGGGCGCGAGGACGTGGTGCGGGAGCTGGCGGCGTTGCCGGGGTCGGGCCCGCTGTCGCCGGTGGAGCTGTACGTGGGCGCGGCGTCGGTGATGACCGCCTCCGTGCCGGTGCGTGAGCGCGCGCTGAAGTCCTGA
- a CDS encoding SDR family NAD(P)-dependent oxidoreductase — MARREDLRGQVAIVTGASSGVGWQSAVRLAEAGVRLCVTARRQAALEALRVEVLQRGGECLVSEGDVTVAEDVERVVRECVAHYGRVDLLVNAAAVRSYGFFDQLPWEHLTRVFDVACFGAFRFARAVLPHFRARGHGHVLNVQCLLSSGAAPLLSASAAAKHATLGWARALEVELAGTGIHVSNVLAPSLDTPLFDHAATTLGRMPAPLPLTYDVDRVARAVVRRARRPGRASVPVFFLGRWMPWLDRLAPSVGRAVLGRFGARPRMTRAPPHRPEGNLFFPMEEGVGPRGSVPPTPAWLRFTATLGLAVLTGGAVLGARSLARVAR, encoded by the coding sequence ATGGCACGTCGCGAGGACTTGAGGGGACAGGTGGCCATCGTCACCGGCGCATCGAGTGGCGTGGGCTGGCAGTCCGCGGTGCGGCTGGCGGAGGCCGGGGTGAGGCTGTGCGTCACCGCGAGGCGGCAGGCGGCGCTGGAGGCCTTGCGCGTGGAGGTGCTCCAGCGCGGCGGCGAGTGTCTGGTGTCCGAGGGCGACGTGACGGTGGCGGAGGACGTGGAGCGGGTGGTGCGCGAGTGCGTGGCGCACTACGGCCGCGTGGACCTGCTGGTGAACGCGGCGGCGGTGCGGTCGTACGGCTTCTTCGACCAGCTCCCCTGGGAGCACCTCACGCGCGTGTTCGACGTGGCGTGCTTCGGCGCCTTCCGCTTCGCCCGGGCGGTGCTGCCGCACTTCCGCGCGCGCGGGCACGGCCATGTGCTCAACGTGCAGTGCCTGCTGTCGTCGGGGGCGGCGCCGCTCCTGTCGGCGTCCGCGGCCGCGAAGCACGCGACGCTGGGGTGGGCGCGGGCGCTGGAGGTGGAGCTGGCCGGCACGGGCATCCACGTGTCCAACGTGCTGGCGCCGTCCCTGGACACGCCCCTGTTCGACCACGCGGCGACGACGCTGGGACGCATGCCCGCGCCGCTGCCGCTCACGTACGACGTGGACCGGGTGGCCAGGGCGGTGGTGCGGAGGGCGCGGCGTCCAGGCCGCGCGTCGGTGCCGGTGTTCTTCCTGGGGCGATGGATGCCGTGGCTCGACCGGCTGGCGCCGTCGGTGGGCAGGGCGGTGCTGGGCCGCTTCGGCGCGCGGCCCCGGATGACGCGCGCGCCGCCGCACCGGCCCGAGGGCAACCTCTTCTTCCCCATGGAGGAAGGGGTGGGGCCTCGGGGCAGCGTCCCTCCGACGCCCGCGTGGCTGCGCTTCACGGCGACGCTGGGGCTGGCGGTGCTGACGGGCGGTGCGGTGCTGGGCGCGCGGAGCCTGGCCCGCGTCGCGCGCTGA
- a CDS encoding DUF1440 domain-containing protein encodes MIRWNRLPPFAREERRSIWKDVLMGAVGGAVGTFAMNQSQALIAKWSKSKDEDSSQSSAREPATEVAARKLAEPVGVHLEGERKKAAGNAVHWGYGTLWGALHGALHGRAPLAGKLFGVGFGLGLFLFGDELAVPLLRLAPPPHKVPAKSHLSALAAHLVYGTTTEGTYRLVRRALA; translated from the coding sequence ATGATCCGCTGGAACCGCCTCCCTCCGTTCGCCCGCGAGGAGCGGCGCTCAATCTGGAAGGACGTCCTCATGGGCGCGGTGGGCGGCGCCGTGGGCACCTTCGCGATGAACCAGTCACAGGCGCTCATCGCGAAGTGGAGCAAGTCGAAGGACGAGGACAGCTCACAGTCATCCGCGCGGGAGCCCGCCACGGAGGTGGCCGCGCGCAAGCTGGCGGAGCCCGTGGGTGTGCACCTGGAGGGCGAACGGAAGAAGGCCGCGGGCAACGCCGTGCACTGGGGCTACGGCACGCTGTGGGGGGCCCTTCACGGCGCCCTGCACGGCCGCGCGCCGCTGGCGGGGAAGCTGTTCGGCGTGGGCTTCGGCCTGGGCCTCTTCCTCTTCGGCGACGAGCTGGCGGTGCCGCTCCTGCGCCTCGCCCCGCCGCCCCACAAGGTCCCGGCGAAGTCACACCTGAGCGCGCTGGCCGCCCACCTCGTCTACGGCACCACCACCGAGGGCACCTACCGCCTCGTGCGCCGCGCCCTGGCCTGA
- a CDS encoding DUF2378 family protein, whose amino-acid sequence MLELPEDVARDLEARLAATTSEDTSRGLFFLGVLDAVRFLGGPQAVARCLEQVGETADFLPMQTYPFPRFLRLSYVAAEQLSPLVGGHEAAQRQIGTQAMLDFLNSMFARDFVQQAGGDPKRLLELMHSGYRTALNFGERTVEWTGPTSGRVVMKRSLMPVPYNEGILQSALEVTGVHDVQVRGKAQSLVDAIYEVSWS is encoded by the coding sequence ATGCTGGAACTTCCCGAGGACGTCGCCCGCGACCTGGAAGCGCGCCTTGCCGCGACCACGTCGGAGGACACGAGCCGGGGTCTGTTCTTCCTGGGCGTGCTGGACGCGGTGCGCTTTCTGGGCGGACCCCAGGCGGTGGCGCGCTGTCTGGAGCAGGTGGGCGAAACCGCCGACTTCCTGCCCATGCAGACCTATCCCTTCCCGCGCTTCCTGCGGCTGTCGTACGTGGCGGCCGAACAGCTGTCGCCGCTCGTCGGAGGCCATGAGGCGGCGCAGCGGCAGATTGGCACGCAGGCGATGCTGGACTTCCTCAACTCCATGTTCGCGCGCGACTTCGTGCAGCAGGCGGGAGGCGACCCGAAGCGGCTGCTGGAGCTGATGCACTCCGGTTACCGCACGGCGCTGAACTTCGGCGAGCGCACCGTGGAGTGGACGGGCCCCACGTCGGGCCGGGTCGTGATGAAGCGCTCGTTGATGCCGGTGCCGTACAACGAGGGCATCCTCCAGTCCGCGCTGGAGGTGACGGGCGTGCATGACGTGCAGGTGCGCGGCAAGGCGCAGTCGCTGGTGGACGCCATCTACGAAGTCTCCTGGTCGTGA
- a CDS encoding response regulator, with product MTDRTPLILLIEDEEDIRDAVATLLEMEGYRVAQCVHGEDAWSWLQSHPRPSLVLLDLMMPVMDGQAFLLRLSQEHLLRGVPIIVLSGSPFRPPGAVAYLRKPVAVDPLLEAVRHFLPSSEEGPEGPHTS from the coding sequence ATGACAGACAGGACCCCCCTCATCTTGCTGATTGAAGACGAGGAAGACATCCGTGACGCGGTCGCGACATTGCTGGAGATGGAGGGCTACCGCGTCGCGCAGTGCGTGCACGGCGAGGACGCGTGGTCGTGGCTCCAATCCCACCCGCGTCCGTCGCTGGTGCTGCTGGACCTGATGATGCCGGTGATGGATGGCCAGGCGTTCCTCCTGCGGTTGTCCCAGGAGCACCTGCTGCGGGGCGTGCCCATCATCGTGCTCTCCGGCAGCCCCTTCCGGCCGCCGGGCGCGGTGGCCTACCTGCGCAAGCCGGTGGCGGTGGATCCACTGCTGGAAGCAGTGCGCCACTTCCTGCCGTCATCCGAGGAAGGACCGGAAGGACCTCACACGTCGTGA